AGTTGCCGCCAGCTCCGGAGCGTCCACGGCCGCCGGCCGGGTACTCCCCCGCTCCCAGTCCACGCTGGGGGCAGTCGGGCCCTGCTTATCCGCCAGGACCAAGCCCGATGTATCCCCCACAGCCGGGACCCGGTTATCCCCCGCCGCCCGGTCCGGCGTATCCGCCGCCGCCGGTCCCTGGCGGTGGCGAGCCGAGCCAGGGGCAGCGGCCGTCGAACGGCTGGCAGCCACCGAGCTAGTCACAGCCCCTCGTCAGGCACCTCTCCATACGTGTCGGACGAGTTCGTCTGACGCCCGGGGCCCGGAATCGTCCCTGCCGTCGGCGCCGAGGTCTAGGCTCTGCCTTGTGCTAGCACCTACCCCAATGCTTCGGCCCAGCCCGATGGACCTGACCGGCGTCTTCGCCGGCACCTTCAATGCGTTCAAGCAGCGCCTGTGGCTGCTGGTTCTGATCTCGCTACTGCCCACTCTGGTTTCGATCGCGTTCGTCGTGATCGTCGGGCTCGGCACGGCGGGCCTCGTCGGCGCGGCCATCGCCAACCCGCGGTCACTGTGGGCGTCCGTCCCCGGTCTGGTGATCGCCATGATCGCCGGCATCTTCGTGATCGCCCTGGCCGCCATCAAGGCACAGGGAATGACCACCCTCGCTGCCTACGAGATCGCTCAAGGCCAACGGCCCGACTTCGCAGGCGTCTGGAAGCGCAACAGCGGCTTCCTGCCACGGATGGCGCCGGTGATCGCGATCTTCTTCGTGGCCTTCGCCGCGCTGTACGCCGCGTTCATCGCCCTGTTCGTCTCGATCGTTGGGTCGTTGGACGGCAACTCCGGCGCACGCGCGGCCGGGAGCTTCGCGTTGTTGTTCTTGTTGATCATCGCGCTGATTCCGATCGGGATCTTCATTCAGACCAAGCTGCTCTACACGGTGCCTGCCATCGCCATCGAGCAGGCCGGCGGCATCGACGGCATGAAGCGCTCGTGGACGCTGACCCGAGGCGCGTTCTGGCGGACCTTCGGCTACTACTTCGTGGGCAGCCTGGCGGTAGGCGTGATCGCCTACGTGGTGAGCTTCGTGGCCCAGATTCCGCTGCTGAGCGTCCGGGGTCTTGAGCGCTACGGCGACCCCAGCCAGGCCGCAGCGGCCGTGGCTGCGATCATGCCGATCTACCTGATCGTCGCCAGCATCCAGCTCCTGCTGCAGCTGGTCACCCAGCCCTTCATCTACACCTACGTGGCGTACATGTTCGTCGACCAAGTGCGGCGCGTCGAGCAGCCGCCGGCAGCCGCTTGGGGCGGTTACGGACAGCCTGGGCCGCAGGGCGGCTACTACGCGGCACCTGGCCAGGGTTACCCCCAGCCCGGGCAGCCCTATCCCCCGCAGCCGGCTCCCGGTAGCCAGGGCTACCCGCAGCCACCTCAGCCGGGACCGGCTCCTGAGGCAGGCCCGCAGCCTGGCAACGGGCAGCCGCCGACGCCGCCGCAAACCGGCGGCTGGCAGCCCCCGCAGGGCTGAGTCGGTCTAGCGCTCGCGGTTCTTGCGCTTCTCGCGCGCCCGCACTTCGACGTGCACCGGCGAGCCGACGAAGCCGAAGTCCTCACGCAGCCTGCGCTCGACGAAGCGGACGTACTGCGGGTCGAACTGGCCCGAGGTGAACAACGCGAAGGTGGGCGGGCAGTTCTGGGCCTGAGTTCCGAACAGGATCCGGGGCTGCTTGCCACTGCGCACCGGGTGCGGATGAGCCGCGGCCAGCCGTCCGAGGAAGGCATTGAGCTTGCCGGTGGAGATCCGAGTCTCCCAGCCGTCCAGGGCCTGCTCGATCGCCACCGAAAGCCGGTCGACGTTGCGTCCGGTCAGCGCGGAGATGTTCACGCTGGGCGCCCAGGCGAAGGCCCTAATGTCCTGCTCGATCTCGCGATTGAGGTAGTGGCGACGCTCTTCGTCGGTGAGATCCCACTTGTTGTAGGCGATCACCAGGGCCTTGCCGGCCTCCTCGACCATGGTCAGGATCCGCAAATCCTGATCACTGATGGTCTCGGACGCGTCCAGCACCACCACGCAGACCTCGGCCCGCTCGATCGCACCCTGGGTGCGCAGCGAGGCGTAGTACTCGTGGCCGGAGGCTTCCTTGACCCGCCGGCGCAAGCCCGCGGTGTCGATAAATCGGTAAGTAATCGGGCCGACCTGGACGAGCTCGTCCACCGGGTCGACCGTGGTGCCGGCGACGTTGTCCACGACCACCCGGTTGGCCTTGGCCACCCGGTTCAGCAGGGACGACTTGCCGACGTTCGGACGGCCGATGATGGCCACTCGACGCGGGCCGCCGATCTCCTGCTCGGCAAAGGCCGGCGCATCGGGCAGGGCATCCAGGAGCGCGTCCAGCAGGTCTCCGGTGCCACGTCCGTGCATGGCCGAGACCGGGTGCGGCTCCCCCAG
The nucleotide sequence above comes from Propionicimonas paludicola. Encoded proteins:
- the der gene encoding ribosome biogenesis GTPase Der yields the protein MTTQSESTTVPVVAVVGRPNVGKSMLVNRIIGRREAVVQDLPGVTRDRVSYDAEWNGRQFVIVDTGGWAPDAKGMAAQIAEQAELAIAAADVVLFVVDAHVGTQDIDEAVVQVLRRSKKPVVLAANKVDDQRQEADAAAMWNLGLGEPHPVSAMHGRGTGDLLDALLDALPDAPAFAEQEIGGPRRVAIIGRPNVGKSSLLNRVAKANRVVVDNVAGTTVDPVDELVQVGPITYRFIDTAGLRRRVKEASGHEYYASLRTQGAIERAEVCVVVLDASETISDQDLRILTMVEEAGKALVIAYNKWDLTDEERRHYLNREIEQDIRAFAWAPSVNISALTGRNVDRLSVAIEQALDGWETRISTGKLNAFLGRLAAAHPHPVRSGKQPRILFGTQAQNCPPTFALFTSGQFDPQYVRFVERRLREDFGFVGSPVHVEVRAREKRKNRER
- a CDS encoding glycerophosphoryl diester phosphodiesterase membrane domain-containing protein — its product is MLRPSPMDLTGVFAGTFNAFKQRLWLLVLISLLPTLVSIAFVVIVGLGTAGLVGAAIANPRSLWASVPGLVIAMIAGIFVIALAAIKAQGMTTLAAYEIAQGQRPDFAGVWKRNSGFLPRMAPVIAIFFVAFAALYAAFIALFVSIVGSLDGNSGARAAGSFALLFLLIIALIPIGIFIQTKLLYTVPAIAIEQAGGIDGMKRSWTLTRGAFWRTFGYYFVGSLAVGVIAYVVSFVAQIPLLSVRGLERYGDPSQAAAAVAAIMPIYLIVASIQLLLQLVTQPFIYTYVAYMFVDQVRRVEQPPAAAWGGYGQPGPQGGYYAAPGQGYPQPGQPYPPQPAPGSQGYPQPPQPGPAPEAGPQPGNGQPPTPPQTGGWQPPQG